A genome region from Populus alba chromosome 3, ASM523922v2, whole genome shotgun sequence includes the following:
- the LOC118037857 gene encoding uncharacterized protein isoform X2 produces the protein MGTASSMLTQYDLEEVQLHCHNLFSQQEIVSLYQRFCQLDRNAKGFISADEFLSVPEFAMNPLSQRLLKMLDGLNFKDFVAFLSAFSAKANMEQKITLIFKVYDSDGNGKISFNDILEVLQDLSGVFMSNEQREKVLLQVLKEAGYTRESYLMLDDFIKVFGNSGLKLEVEVPVD, from the exons ATGGGGACAGCCTCGTCAATGCTAACTCAGTATGACTTAGAAGAGGTTCAACTACACTGCCATAATCTAT TCTCCCAGCAAGAAATAGTGTCACTGTATCAAAGGTTTTGCCAGCTAGATCGAAATGCAAAGGGGTTTATCTCAGCTGATGAATTCTTATCAGTGCCTGAGTTTGCAATGAATCCACTCTCTCAG AGGCTGCTTAAAATGCTTGATGGCTTGAACTTCAAGGACTTCGTTGCCTTCTTATCTGCTTTCTCTGCTAAAGCAAATATGGAGCAGAAAATCACAC TTATTTTCAAAGTATATGACTCGGATGGGAATGGAAAAATATCTTTCAACGACATACTAGAAGTTCTTCAGGATTTATCTGGTGTATTCATGTCCAATGAGCAAAGAGAG AAAGTCTTGCTCCAAGTTTTGAAGGAGGCGGGTTACACAAGGGAATCATACTTAATGCTGGATGACTTTATTAAG GTTTTTGGAAATTCTGGCCTAAAACTGGAGGTCGAAGTCCCAGTTGACTGA
- the LOC118037857 gene encoding uncharacterized protein isoform X1, with the protein MGTASSMLTQYDLEEVQLHCHNLFSQQEIVSLYQRFCQLDRNAKGFISADEFLSVPEFAMNPLSQRLLKMLDGLNFKDFVAFLSAFSAKANMEQKITLIFKVYDSDGNGKISFNDILEVLQDLSGVFMSNEQREKVLLQVLKEAGYTRESYLMLDDFIKSRVEESEDTCISISTNRFLEILA; encoded by the exons ATGGGGACAGCCTCGTCAATGCTAACTCAGTATGACTTAGAAGAGGTTCAACTACACTGCCATAATCTAT TCTCCCAGCAAGAAATAGTGTCACTGTATCAAAGGTTTTGCCAGCTAGATCGAAATGCAAAGGGGTTTATCTCAGCTGATGAATTCTTATCAGTGCCTGAGTTTGCAATGAATCCACTCTCTCAG AGGCTGCTTAAAATGCTTGATGGCTTGAACTTCAAGGACTTCGTTGCCTTCTTATCTGCTTTCTCTGCTAAAGCAAATATGGAGCAGAAAATCACAC TTATTTTCAAAGTATATGACTCGGATGGGAATGGAAAAATATCTTTCAACGACATACTAGAAGTTCTTCAGGATTTATCTGGTGTATTCATGTCCAATGAGCAAAGAGAG AAAGTCTTGCTCCAAGTTTTGAAGGAGGCGGGTTACACAAGGGAATCATACTTAATGCTGGATGACTTTATTAAG AGTAGAGTCGAAGAGAGCGAGGATACATGCATCTCTATCAGCACCAATAG GTTTTTGGAAATTCTGGCCTAA
- the LOC118037857 gene encoding uncharacterized protein isoform X3, with protein sequence MGTASSMLTQYDLEEVQLHCHNLFSQQEIVSLYQRFCQLDRNAKGFISADEFLSVPEFAMNPLSQRLLKMLDGLNFKDFVAFLSAFSAKANMEQKITLIFKVYDSDGNGKISFNDILEVLQDLSGVFMSNEQREKVLLQVLKEAGYTRESYLMLDDFIKSRRERGYMHLYQHQ encoded by the exons ATGGGGACAGCCTCGTCAATGCTAACTCAGTATGACTTAGAAGAGGTTCAACTACACTGCCATAATCTAT TCTCCCAGCAAGAAATAGTGTCACTGTATCAAAGGTTTTGCCAGCTAGATCGAAATGCAAAGGGGTTTATCTCAGCTGATGAATTCTTATCAGTGCCTGAGTTTGCAATGAATCCACTCTCTCAG AGGCTGCTTAAAATGCTTGATGGCTTGAACTTCAAGGACTTCGTTGCCTTCTTATCTGCTTTCTCTGCTAAAGCAAATATGGAGCAGAAAATCACAC TTATTTTCAAAGTATATGACTCGGATGGGAATGGAAAAATATCTTTCAACGACATACTAGAAGTTCTTCAGGATTTATCTGGTGTATTCATGTCCAATGAGCAAAGAGAG AAAGTCTTGCTCCAAGTTTTGAAGGAGGCGGGTTACACAAGGGAATCATACTTAATGCTGGATGACTTTATTAAG AGTCGAAGAGAGCGAGGATACATGCATCTCTATCAGCACCAATAG